From Desulfovibrio oxyclinae DSM 11498, the proteins below share one genomic window:
- a CDS encoding iron-containing alcohol dehydrogenase — translation MNFEFQNPTRIVFGAGNLSRLGELTGEYGRKALLVTGGGSVKRNGIFDRAVESLKAAGISYVECDGIEPNPRIASVARGAEIVERESCDVIVALGGGSVMDASKVISAAALYDGDPWDMIHHGQENVYVPTEALPVITVPTLAATGSESNCGAVITKENDKVKSFIQIPLLYPKTALVDPELTVSVPQDQTAYGVCDLITHVTEAYFNGIDTTPVQDRFAEGVILTAMEWGPKAIADGTDLTARAQVQWAALVALNGWLQAGTDAPYPVHMMEHTLSGHHDVTHAAGLSVINPAWMRFAARSNTAKFVQFAERVFGLKADSPEDLNCALAGIDRFETFLRSIGCPTRFSELGIGDELFETYAKDTLKIVSDGNGNLPGRPSMSVEDMVGIFRSAL, via the coding sequence ATGAACTTCGAATTTCAGAACCCGACCCGGATCGTATTTGGCGCCGGGAATCTTTCCCGGCTCGGTGAACTGACGGGAGAATACGGCCGCAAGGCTCTGCTCGTTACCGGCGGCGGCAGCGTCAAGCGCAACGGGATCTTTGACCGGGCCGTGGAAAGTCTGAAGGCTGCGGGGATCTCTTATGTGGAATGCGACGGCATAGAGCCGAACCCGCGCATCGCTTCCGTGGCACGCGGGGCGGAAATCGTCGAAAGGGAATCCTGCGATGTGATCGTCGCCCTTGGCGGCGGCAGTGTCATGGACGCTTCCAAGGTCATCTCCGCCGCGGCGCTCTATGACGGCGACCCCTGGGACATGATTCATCACGGTCAGGAAAATGTCTACGTTCCGACCGAGGCGTTGCCCGTGATCACGGTCCCCACGCTGGCCGCCACCGGCTCGGAAAGCAACTGCGGCGCGGTCATCACCAAGGAGAACGACAAGGTCAAATCCTTCATTCAGATTCCGCTGCTCTATCCCAAGACCGCGTTGGTCGATCCCGAGCTGACCGTAAGCGTCCCACAAGACCAGACTGCCTACGGCGTCTGCGATCTCATTACCCACGTGACCGAAGCCTATTTCAACGGCATTGACACGACTCCGGTGCAGGACCGGTTCGCCGAGGGCGTCATTTTGACTGCCATGGAGTGGGGACCGAAAGCCATTGCCGATGGTACGGACCTGACGGCGCGTGCCCAGGTGCAATGGGCTGCCCTCGTGGCCCTCAACGGCTGGCTACAGGCGGGCACCGACGCACCGTATCCCGTGCACATGATGGAGCACACTCTCTCCGGCCACCACGACGTGACCCATGCGGCGGGTCTTTCGGTCATCAATCCCGCGTGGATGCGATTTGCCGCCAGAAGCAACACCGCCAAGTTCGTGCAGTTCGCCGAACGCGTCTTCGGTCTCAAGGCTGATTCTCCGGAGGACCTGAATTGCGCTCTGGCGGGGATTGACCGCTTTGAGACCTTCCTGCGCTCCATAGGCTGTCCGACACGTTTCTCAGAGCTGGGCATAGGCGACGAACTGTTCGAGACCTATGCAAAGGATACGCTGAAGATCGTCAGCGATGGAAATGGCAACCTGCCCGGACGACCGTCCATGAGCGTCGAGGATATGGT
- a CDS encoding AraC family transcriptional regulator gives MSKMTDLLTDLATIDGDAVESRLKGVRFFKDTKHVRRRPMLYNPGICIVASGHKEGSLGGQSFRYDANNYLVTSVAMPFECESFPGENCPLLGMYIDIDMGQLNSLINDMDLQSELAELDGKDYPLGIGPSAMGEDMEDAAVKLLKALRSEKETRILAPGLVREIYYRALCGSQAPVLYSLARGKSSFSQVARVISLLEGNYSERFDVQQMADSAHMSVSAFHKAFKEITADSPLQYLKKIRLARARDLIIQKNMKAYLAADAVGYESTSQFSREFKRHFGQSPADVMREIRSA, from the coding sequence ATGTCTAAAATGACTGATTTACTTACTGATCTCGCAACCATAGACGGCGATGCCGTCGAATCGAGACTCAAGGGCGTACGTTTCTTCAAGGACACCAAACATGTTCGGCGCAGGCCGATGTTGTATAATCCTGGAATCTGCATCGTTGCCTCGGGCCACAAGGAAGGCTCGCTGGGCGGCCAGTCCTTTCGCTACGATGCGAACAATTATCTGGTCACTTCCGTTGCCATGCCCTTTGAATGCGAATCGTTTCCGGGCGAGAACTGCCCGCTGCTGGGCATGTACATCGACATAGACATGGGCCAGCTGAATTCGCTCATCAACGACATGGATCTGCAATCAGAACTGGCGGAACTGGATGGCAAGGATTATCCTCTGGGCATAGGCCCGTCCGCCATGGGCGAAGACATGGAGGACGCGGCAGTCAAGCTGCTGAAGGCCCTACGTTCGGAAAAGGAAACCAGAATTCTGGCTCCGGGGTTGGTACGTGAAATTTATTACCGCGCCCTTTGCGGCTCGCAGGCGCCGGTGCTATATTCACTGGCAAGAGGAAAAAGCTCCTTCTCGCAGGTGGCCCGCGTCATCAGTCTGCTGGAAGGAAACTATTCCGAACGGTTCGACGTGCAGCAGATGGCGGATTCGGCCCACATGAGCGTTTCGGCCTTTCACAAGGCCTTCAAGGAAATCACCGCGGACTCTCCCCTGCAGTATCTCAAGAAGATCCGACTGGCACGCGCACGCGACCTCATCATCCAGAAAAACATGAAGGCCTACCTCGCCGCCGATGCCGTGGGGTATGAGAGCACCTCGCAGTTCAGCCGCGAGTTCAAGCGCCACTTCGGCCAGAGTCCTGCGGACGTCATGCGGGAGATACGGTCGGCATAA